In Candidatus Electrothrix scaldis, the genomic window CACTGTACTAGTATTTGTGCAGAAAGGGACTCCACAACAAATTTACAGTCATTACCTGATATATATAACTCACTTTTGATTTTATCGAACCGTTGTTTAACTGTACCCAAAACGCGATCAATATCGTCCCTATCAAATATTGGTATGCACTCAGCATCGCTTATATCCACAACATCTCCTTGTAAGGCATTATAAAATCAGCCTGTTCTTGCATAACACTGTATAATTTTTCAGATCATTAAGCGAAGCCTTCCCACATGTAAAAGCTCTACCTCAAAAAATTAAACCTCCTTTTCAACGAGTAAAAGCTCCTGACAAAGAAGCTAACAGAGCTTGCAAACATCTGAAGCCTTCTGCGCAACGAGTGTAGTTAATTTTTACTCGTCTGTAGATAAACAACATTCTTTGCTTGTTTAACAACAAACATCTTTTGATAATCAACAGACAAGTTTTGATCGCTAACCAACGTTTCTTGTTTAACAACAGACGTTGGTTGATAATCAACAGACCTTTGTTGTCTATTTGCAAACGTTGTTGGATTAACAAACAAGGTCTCTTGATTGACAAGGAACGTTGTTTACCTACGAACAAACATCGTTAATCATTAAAGATACGTTGTATTGGCGGCCTCTATCCATAGAACGTTCATTCTTGCCGTACAACCGGAAAGCAAGCACGGTGGATTATACCGAACTGTTTAACTAATTTGCCAGACTAAACGTATTTTTTTCTCCCTGTCAAGCATTGTCCTTACTGCGCACGCAAGAAAAGCTACCGATCAAGATCAACTCAGCTGCCCCGACTATGTTGAAGATTCAGGTTGCATAGAAAAAGGTGCCCATGAATCCAAAAAACATCCAGGCGATGGAGGCACTCCAGTGCAGGCATTTTTTCTCAAAGAGTGCTCCGAGCACGAGCATGCCCGCAACGAAAAAGGCAAAGACAATCGTCACGAGAAATCCTCCGAAACTTGCTGCTGCCGGAGCCATTCCCCATCCCAAGGCGACTGGGCCGGAGAGAATTTCGAAGAAGATGGGTAGAAAGGAGATGCCATGTTGGTTATATGCCGAATAGGCCAAGAAAACGGAACAAAAGGTGATCAGGCTAGCATGCAAGAGAAGGATATTGAACATCGTGATCAGGAGGAGAGGGGGCAGAAAAGATTTTTCTGCCATTCCCCGGCGAAGGTTAACTGGCGTGGCTCATGGATTCCAGTACAGAGTTAATTTGTCTTCCTTTACCTCGTAGCGCTTTAATCGCTTGAAAAAGGTCATGCCCAACAGCGAGTTACTCATCTTTGCCTCATTGACCGAGGCCCTGACATCCCGGAGATGGATACCCTGCACCTTGAAGTCAGCAAGCTGAACAATGCTTCCCCGGACTGTCCCGTTTGCTGTCTCGTAGATGCGGTTGAACTCCAGTTGCTGAAGATCAATCCCCAGCTTATTGGCATCGCCAGGAGAAAGTACAATATCACTGGCCCCGGTATCAGCGAGAAAGATGAGGGGCACCCCGTTCACTTCCGCCTGAATATAAAAATGTCCATCGGACGAAACCGGAAAGGTTACTGAATCAGGCGTGTTCTGCATGCCCTTGGAGGGCATTACCTCGGAGAGGAGTCGATCTCGCACCCCGGCCAGTTCGTAACGATAGCTGAACCCGAGCATGAAGACCAAGCCTATGGCCGCCCAGGCCGCAAGCTGCTTGAATTTTCGCCAGGTGTTTCCCGATGCCAAGGTCGCGCTGGCAAAGAGGATGAAGATGCCTTGGTAAATAATCTCTCCAAAATCTTTGCCCAAGTCGAGTGTATGAAAGGTACGATTCAGGTAAACGAGGAAGCCGATAAGCCCGCTGGCAATGAGCAGGAAGGGCAGCCCGAAGGGAAAAGATGACTCGTCTGCTTGGGCTTGGCTGTCTTGCTTTTCATCATCAACGTTGGAGAAACTCCATTCCTTCTTTGGCTCTTCATCCTGCGATATGGGCTCTTCCTCTTTCATGGCTTTGCGGTCTTACTCAATTCTATCCACCATAGTGCGTACTTTTCCGGCAGCCCGATCCATTTTTTTCACAGCTTGGGCCAGGGCCTTGCGATCATTTGGGGTATCCACAGCAATTCTGGCAAGATCCACACAGGCTCTTACCAGACTGAAGGCCGGAGTATACAGAACAGGTTGGTCAGCTCCGCCACGCAGCTTTGCTGCCGTTCGTGCAAGTGTGCTCAGGTCCTTTTCTATGCTTTTTTTCTGATGTGATGAGTGTTTTTTTTGGGGGGTTTCCTTTTGAGCTTTCTTTTCCAGGGTGACGATAATACGATTATTTTGCTTGGCCCGCATATACTGTTCTTTCAGGTCGCCTTTAACCCCGCCGCCGAAGAATATCCTGCTCGCTTCAAACAGACCGTCATAGATGATTTGTCCTTTAAAGGGAAGGAGGACGGTGCGAATGTACAACGGCAGATAGGAGCGATCAATCATCTCCTCAAATCCATCATACAGACCAAGTACACCGTATACATCTGAACGGTTTTCATCGATAAATACAGCGTGTTTTTTCAGGAAGCGCTCTATGAAAAAGTTCCCCTGAACAGCATCTTTCCATTTTGCTACTATTGCCAGCTCTTCATCAGAGAAGTTCTGTGGATTGAGACGAATAAAACGGTCAAGTAGCTTTGGATTGCTATATAGTGCGTTACGCACTTTTATTTTTTGTTCGGCCTCGCATTGTTCATAGTCGTCACGGGTTGTCAGTTCAGGATAAATTTTCAGTTCAGCGTTGATAAAGAGCTGAAGCGGCTCCATTAAATCATAAAAAAGGTCTGCATCTTTTTCAGAGAGTTTCATCTGTTCTCCTTGTTGTTTTGGGGGATCTTGCCAGCTTACAGGAGCATAGTAAGCAGATTCAAGAAGCCGATCAGGAAACCGAGCAGGGCACCGAACAGGTTGATGTACTTGAACTGCTCTTCCATAATAGAGAGAAGGAGCCCTTCAAGGCGCATGAGGTCAAGTGAATCCACCTTCTCTGTCACTAATTCCTTGATATTCAGGGTGCGCACCAGACCTGGAACCTCGCGAATCAGCATCTGGTTGGCTGTCAGGACGATGTACTCCGTAATACCCTTGCGCACTCCAGCAGGCATAAGGTTCTGAAGGATGCCCAGCGGTCTGGAGGCAATGCGGTCCACCATCGTGTTGATGATTTTGTTGAGTAATTTTTCAGCTTGCTCCGAACGAAGAACCCTGGCAAGCTCATTGGTCAGCGTTTGGCGCATGGTCTCTGTCTGCTCATTGCTCAAAAGCAGGGAGGCACAGTTTGCCAGGGGGAGTCGTCCATGATCGATAATCCCCTCAAACTGTTCCCGGATGGCATCGGAAATTAGCTGCTGCATTTTTTCCGATCCGAGCATCTCCATAATCTTTGCTGCAAACTGGTGGCAGATCGTCTCCTGTTTTTCCGGCTCTACATGGGCCAGCAGGTTCGCCAGAGGGGTAGCCAGAAAGGCCCTGGTCTGATCCACAAGGGCACGACCAGCGCGGTCCTTGATTTCCGGTTTGAGAAGCCAGTCGACCAGCGCGTCTTCCTTTTTCTCCAGCCAGGCTCGGATGGTATCATCCAGGCTGTTAACGTCAATAAAGCCCTTAGCCATAGCGGCCATTGGACCAAGACCATCAAGGAAACTCTCTATACCACCCTTTATGGCGATGATGAGGCGGTCACGCATGGCAGGTTCGGCCAGCATATGTGCTGTCCGGCGCAGGAGTTGCGGGGACTGTTGCTCCACTGTTGCACAGATGAGTTGGACCAGCTCTTTCGGGAGAAAATCTTCCAGCGTTTTGCCAGAGACGGCTGCCTCGGTTACCCCGTTCTGGATTTGGCGGGCAAGGAGCTTGGTGTTTTCAGGGGAGCTGACTATTTTTTCAAGGCTGGCTTCCATAAAGCGATAAAAGCCTTTTCTGTCCTTTTCTCGTAAGAGTTCATCAATTCTGCGGGAGCCAAGTTTTTCCAGTTGCTCCGGGACGAGTTGGTCGAGGGCTTCACGGAATTGGTCAGATGTAAGATAGGTCTGTACACCATTGTGCAGATGATGCTTCAGAGTTCTGAGGCCTATGCGAGCATAGGCCCGGAAACGGCGGGGAAGAACAGTTTGCACAGGGCCCAGGTCTTGGGTCAGGATATCTTTGGCCCGATCATCAATGATTTGATAGAGATGATCCTGAAAGGGCTCAGCAGACAAGGCTGTGCCGATATCGTTTGCTGTAAGAAGTTTCTCGCCCACCATAGCGCCTATATTCTCAGCCAGTTCATGGCGTTTGGAGGGGATGATACCTGGCGTCATGGGAACCCGCATGCCCAGGATGTACCAAGGGTTCAGGGGGCGAAACAGCATGCGGATAGCTACCTTATTGGTGAGGTAACCGATCAGGGCGCCCAGCAGGGGCGGACCAGCATAGGTGAGAAGTTCGCTTGTTGTAAAAGGCATTTTTTCGTATACTTTATTTTATCAGTTCTTCTTGGAAAGAAAATCAGAAGGAGCCAGCTTGTTGCGTCACTGCTGCTCTTGCCGTTGTGCCGTTACTGCTGAGCAGTATCTCTGTGCGGCCAGAAGGCTCCTTCACCCAGGACATCTGGCAGGAAAAGATAAAACATAGTTATGATTCCGTCCACCGGGAATCACAAAGAACAATTCTTTTCCTTGCCGTTTCACTTGGAAACAGCAATCCATTAGGGTATAGTTCACTACTGTCTGTGGTTCACACTGTTTTGTAAAAGGAAAATTTTAGAGTTAAGGTAATCTGATGAGCAAAGTTATAGCACTCGCTGGTAAGGGCGGAACTGGAAAGACCACAACCTCAGCCCTGCTTGTGAAATACCTTGTTGCCCGTAAGATGACTCCGGTCCTTGCTGTGGACGCCGATGCAAACGCCAATCTCAATGAATTGCTTGATCTTGATGTCGAAATAACGCTTGGGAAAATTCGTAAGGAGTTGAAGGGCGAGCTGCCTGTCGGGATGACCCGGGATCAGTATATGGAAATGAAAATCCATCAGGCCCTGATTGAAGAGACAGGTTTTGACCTGATGGTTATGGGGCAGCCGGACGGACCTGGTTGCTATTGTGCAGCCAACCAGTATCTGGCCATGACGATGGACAAACTGGCAGAGAATTACCAGTATATTATCGTCGACAATGAAGCCGGTATGGAGCACCTGAGCCGGATGAATCTGCGCAGTATTGATTACCTGTTCATCGTCTCTGATCCTTCTGCCCGTGGTATTATGACCGCCCGCCGGATCGCTGATATTACTGGCCCGTTGAAGCTAGAGATTAAACGGCAGTATTTATTGGTTAACAGGGCGCCTGATCCGGTACCTCCAGCCTTGCAGACCAAGATTGATGAGGCGGTGGCAGAGGCGGATATGGATCTGGCCGGTATTATTTCCTCCAGTGATGAATTGATTAACCAGGAACTCAGCGGTTCCTCATACCTGAAATTGGCGGAAGACAGTAAAGTTATCCAACAGGTCTTTGCGGTCTTTGATGCGATATTTGAGCAGTCCGCCTGATTCTTTTTAAAAACTAAAAAACGAGCTTATACTTTTTCTTTGCAGAAAGCAGTGTATTCCATTTTATGACGATAGAAGAAAATAACCAGGCCATGATTGACCTGATTCGGGTCAGTAAAATCTATCCTCCAGATATTCAGGCGCTGGCAGATATATCTCTGCGGGTCAATAAGGGCGAGATTTGCTATCTCACCGGAATGAGCGGGGCCGGGAAAACCACCCTGCTTCGCATGCTGTGCGGGATTGATACGCCGGATCGGGGATACATTGAGGTGGCAGGCAAGGAACTCAGTAAGTTGTCAGGTGCGGAGCTGCAGAAGCTGCGGCAAAGCATCGGGGTGGCGTACCAGGATTTTAAGTTGTTGCCGGAAAAAACCGTGGCTCAGAATATCGCCTTTTCTATGGAGGTCTCGTACCGGAGTCGCTCTTTTATTCGGCAAAGGATCAGGGCCTTGCTTGATGAGCTCCGATTATCCGACAAAGTGAATACACGGGCAGGTAAACTGTCCAGAGGTGAGCAGCAGCGGGTCGCCATTGCCAGGGCTGTGGCTAATGAGCCGGTCCTTATTTTGGCAGATGAGCCCACCGGTAATCTTGATACTGAAACCACCGACTTGGTAATGGAACTCTTTCATTACTATAACGAGATGGGCACGACCCTGCTTATTGCCACCCATGATCATTCGATTTATGATTATCCGGGGAGCAAAGTCGTTACTATTGAACAGGGACACTTGCTTGATAAAAGTAGTACAGCCGCTCCTGCTGCACCCAGGACCCCACGCCAAGGTCCAAGAAGGCCAGGCCAGCTCCTGCAAGAAGACGATGATTTTGATCCCCAAATTATTATTGATAGGGGGCTGACAGCGCCAAGGAAAAAAGGTGCTGCAATATGAAATTTCTTTTTGCTGTTCTCAGCCAGACCTGGCGCAATATTGTCCAGACCTGGCGGAGCCAGTTGCTTTCATTGGTAACCATTACCCTGTCTGTCCTGATTTTTGCTTTTTTTTACCTGGTCTATATGAATGCTCTGCATGCAGGGAATCTCTTGAATAATGACCTCCGCTTGATTGTTTACCTGGAAGAGCAGCCTGATCAGTCCCTGCAGGAGGAGTATCGCCATAAAATTGAGAAATTCGATAAGGTAGAAAAAGTAGAATTTATCTCTCGCCTGGAGGCATATGATCGATTTAAGGGGCAGCTCAATGAAAATCAGGATGTTCTGCAGGAAATTCCTCATAATTTCTTACCGGCTTCCATAGAAATCTACCCCAAAAGAAGCCTGGATACCCTGTCGCGGATAAAGCTCTTTTCCGAGTACCTGCAGTCCTTGCCCGGAGTGCTCAAGGTCCAGTATGGTCGGGAGTGGGTGGAGCGTTTTTATTCTTTTATCCAGTTGCTTCGTATTATAGTGTTGCTTTCCGGCACCCTGCTTGTCCTGACCACCACCTTTATGATGGGCCATTCTATCCGTTTGACCATGCTGACCCGCAAAAAAGAGTTGGAATTATTACGGCTGGTCGGGGCTTCGGATCATTATATTCGCGTGCCTTTCTTTCTGGAAGGTGCCGTCCTCGGGGCTCTGGGGGCCGGGACCGGGATAGGCGCATTATATCTCTTATATAGCTGGATTCAACTTCGTTTCAGTGGTCAGGGCGCTTCTGAGATGTTTTCTTTTAGTTTTTTCAGCGGGACAAGTATCGGTATTATTGTGCTGCTGGCTGTCCTTCTTTGTGCCGGAGGAAGTTTTACCTCAACCCGCAGGATTCTTCATCTGTGAGTATCAGGGCTTGGACATCGCTACGTTTTATCCTGTTTTTTTTGTGCCTTGCTCTTTGGCAGGGGGAATGCTGGGGTGAAATAACGGCATCGTCGGATGAGCAGGGGAAGGTCAAGATTCATATCGGCCAGCTCCAGCATGACATCAGAGTGCAGCTTGATAAGATTGAGGAGAAGAATGCCGCTGAGCGTGAGGTCTTTGACCAGTTAGATGAAATCAATCAGAAGCTAGCCCGCCAGAAAGAGAAAACAACAGCCCTGCAACGGAGATTAACGGAACAGGAAAAGCTATTGCAGGATTTAAAGGCAAAGGCGGAGCTGGCAGAGGAAAAACGGAGTGAGCTTCAAGGGCATATGCTGAAGAGGCTTCGCTCCTTTTACATGATGGGCAAGGTTGGTATGCTCAATGTGACCTTTTCCAAAAAGACACTTCCAGAGCTTATGCTTTTTTCCGATGCATTTGCAAACCTGGTTGCATATGATAGGAATATTGTTTTACAGTATCGTGCTGCCATGAATGAACTGGAGCAGGCGGTTCTTTCCCGTGAGCTGGAAAAATCACTCCTGGAAGAGCTGGTTCGGCAGGCAGACGAGGAAAAGCAGGTTCTCTTTGTTCTTCGCTCTGAGCAGAAACAAGTGCTGGATGCTATTAAACAGGAGAAAAACGTCTGTCAGCTGGCTGTTGATGAGATGCGCAAGGCTGAGCAGGAATTGTATGATGATTTGTTACGGCTCAGGATTGAGGAAAAGCTTGATAAGGAACAAGGCCTTTTGTTAGGTAAAGGGCGTCTGGCCTCTCCTGTAACCGGCACAGTGCTTTATCGTTTTGGAGATACTATCCAGGAAGGAGT contains:
- a CDS encoding TIGR02281 family clan AA aspartic protease, with the protein product MKEEEPISQDEEPKKEWSFSNVDDEKQDSQAQADESSFPFGLPFLLIASGLIGFLVYLNRTFHTLDLGKDFGEIIYQGIFILFASATLASGNTWRKFKQLAAWAAIGLVFMLGFSYRYELAGVRDRLLSEVMPSKGMQNTPDSVTFPVSSDGHFYIQAEVNGVPLIFLADTGASDIVLSPGDANKLGIDLQQLEFNRIYETANGTVRGSIVQLADFKVQGIHLRDVRASVNEAKMSNSLLGMTFFKRLKRYEVKEDKLTLYWNP
- a CDS encoding DUF445 family protein, with the protein product MPFTTSELLTYAGPPLLGALIGYLTNKVAIRMLFRPLNPWYILGMRVPMTPGIIPSKRHELAENIGAMVGEKLLTANDIGTALSAEPFQDHLYQIIDDRAKDILTQDLGPVQTVLPRRFRAYARIGLRTLKHHLHNGVQTYLTSDQFREALDQLVPEQLEKLGSRRIDELLREKDRKGFYRFMEASLEKIVSSPENTKLLARQIQNGVTEAAVSGKTLEDFLPKELVQLICATVEQQSPQLLRRTAHMLAEPAMRDRLIIAIKGGIESFLDGLGPMAAMAKGFIDVNSLDDTIRAWLEKKEDALVDWLLKPEIKDRAGRALVDQTRAFLATPLANLLAHVEPEKQETICHQFAAKIMEMLGSEKMQQLISDAIREQFEGIIDHGRLPLANCASLLLSNEQTETMRQTLTNELARVLRSEQAEKLLNKIINTMVDRIASRPLGILQNLMPAGVRKGITEYIVLTANQMLIREVPGLVRTLNIKELVTEKVDSLDLMRLEGLLLSIMEEQFKYINLFGALLGFLIGFLNLLTMLL
- a CDS encoding AAA family ATPase, whose product is MSKVIALAGKGGTGKTTTSALLVKYLVARKMTPVLAVDADANANLNELLDLDVEITLGKIRKELKGELPVGMTRDQYMEMKIHQALIEETGFDLMVMGQPDGPGCYCAANQYLAMTMDKLAENYQYIIVDNEAGMEHLSRMNLRSIDYLFIVSDPSARGIMTARRIADITGPLKLEIKRQYLLVNRAPDPVPPALQTKIDEAVAEADMDLAGIISSSDELINQELSGSSYLKLAEDSKVIQQVFAVFDAIFEQSA
- the ftsE gene encoding cell division ATP-binding protein FtsE, which codes for MTIEENNQAMIDLIRVSKIYPPDIQALADISLRVNKGEICYLTGMSGAGKTTLLRMLCGIDTPDRGYIEVAGKELSKLSGAELQKLRQSIGVAYQDFKLLPEKTVAQNIAFSMEVSYRSRSFIRQRIRALLDELRLSDKVNTRAGKLSRGEQQRVAIARAVANEPVLILADEPTGNLDTETTDLVMELFHYYNEMGTTLLIATHDHSIYDYPGSKVVTIEQGHLLDKSSTAAPAAPRTPRQGPRRPGQLLQEDDDFDPQIIIDRGLTAPRKKGAAI
- a CDS encoding permease-like cell division protein FtsX → MKFLFAVLSQTWRNIVQTWRSQLLSLVTITLSVLIFAFFYLVYMNALHAGNLLNNDLRLIVYLEEQPDQSLQEEYRHKIEKFDKVEKVEFISRLEAYDRFKGQLNENQDVLQEIPHNFLPASIEIYPKRSLDTLSRIKLFSEYLQSLPGVLKVQYGREWVERFYSFIQLLRIIVLLSGTLLVLTTTFMMGHSIRLTMLTRKKELELLRLVGASDHYIRVPFFLEGAVLGALGAGTGIGALYLLYSWIQLRFSGQGASEMFSFSFFSGTSIGIIVLLAVLLCAGGSFTSTRRILHL
- a CDS encoding peptidoglycan DD-metalloendopeptidase family protein, whose amino-acid sequence is MSIRAWTSLRFILFFLCLALWQGECWGEITASSDEQGKVKIHIGQLQHDIRVQLDKIEEKNAAEREVFDQLDEINQKLARQKEKTTALQRRLTEQEKLLQDLKAKAELAEEKRSELQGHMLKRLRSFYMMGKVGMLNVTFSKKTLPELMLFSDAFANLVAYDRNIVLQYRAAMNELEQAVLSRELEKSLLEELVRQADEEKQVLFVLRSEQKQVLDAIKQEKNVCQLAVDEMRKAEQELYDDLLRLRIEEKLDKEQGLLLGKGRLASPVTGTVLYRFGDTIQEGVRRGETMQGITVVIEPGTPVHAVYKGKVVFADYKRGYGNAVIIDHGGKYFTVTARLDEIFVHAGDTVEQDQEIGSSGDVATLYEPGVYFEIRHGRTPLDPLEWLQID